The following DNA comes from Vigna radiata var. radiata cultivar VC1973A unplaced genomic scaffold, Vradiata_ver6 scaffold_353, whole genome shotgun sequence.
GTTGCTCTTCCTTCTTCAGACATCTGAAGGATTCTCGAACCCTCTCTCTTTCCACTAGCACTGCGTCTGCNAGCTCACACCATTGcaagatatttttgttttcccaCACGAGCTTCAAGGGAATTGGGCCATCTTTTACCGAAATGGCCAGGCCCatattttaatatggtatcagagcaggtttaaTACCTGCTCTGCTTTCGCTGCCTCTGTTTCCATTCTTGCAACGATCTTGAACAGTTTCTTGGCTCATTCTTGCTCCCTACTAAAATGGAACAATCTGCTAATCCTACCAACTCCCCGACGGATCAATCTGCTAATCCTTCCAGCCCCTTCTATTTGCATCCTGGGGAGAATCCTGGTCTTTCCCTCATCCCTCAAGTTCTGAACGAAAACAATTATTCCTCTTGGAGCAGAAGTATGAGGAGGgcccttctttcaaaaaataaaatcaaattcgtTGATGGGTCAATCAAGAAACCTCCAAGAAGTGAGGCTTTGTTTGACGCTTGGGAGAGATGTAACATGATGGTACTCTCTTGGATCATAAAGACCCTTTCTCCACAAATTGCAGAGAGTGTTATATATGTGGAAGAGGCAAAGGAGCTATGGGATGAATTGAAGGAAAGGTTCTCTAAAGGAGATTACTTCAAAATCTCAGATTTACTCCAGGACATTCATTCAATAAGGCAAGGAGAAAGAGGCGTGAACCAATTCTTCACAGATTTGAAGATTCTTTGGGAAGAGTTGGAATCACTTAGACCCATACCCACTTGTATTTGTAAAACTCCTTGTAGTTGTGAGCTTTCAAAAATCTCTATCAAGTATAGAGAAATGGAACACGTAATATGTTTCTTGAAGGGTCTGAACGACACATACAACACTGTTAGAACTCAAATACTTTTGATGGAACCCCTTCCTAATATCAACAAAGTTTTCTTGCTCATCATGCAGCAAGAAAGGCAGGAGAGACAAGATTTAGGTGTTGTTGACCATAAACAAACTGCTGAAACAAGGATTCTGGCTACTGCCGCTGACAGAAATAACAACCAGACATGGAGAGGACAAGGACGTGGAGTTGCTTCACGTGGTCAAGGAAGAGGAACAGGAAGGAACCCCAACTATGGAAAGCAATGTTCCTATTGCAACAAAATGAACCACACTGTGGATGAATGTTACTCCAAGCACGGTTATCCACCTTAGTATAAGAAGGCTAAAAATAACCAAGAT
Coding sequences within:
- the LOC106779158 gene encoding uncharacterized protein LOC106779158, with protein sequence MEQSANPTNSPTDQSANPSSPFYLHPGENPGLSLIPQVLNENNYSSWSRSMRRALLSKNKIKFVDGSIKKPPRSEALFDAWERCNMMVLSWIIKTLSPQIAESVIYVEEAKELWDELKERFSKGDYFKISDLLQDIHSIRQGERGVNQFFTDLKILWEELESLRPIPTCICKTPCSCELSKISIKYREMEHVICFLKGLNDTYNTVRTQILLMEPLPNINKVFLLIMQQERQERQDLGVVDHKQTAETRILATAADRNNNQTWRGQGRGVASRGQGRGTGRNPNYGKQCSYCNKMNHTVDECYSKHGYPP